GTTTGGTGGTAGTTTTGTCATGGATCCCCTGAGGATTCGGAAGTCAGCCCCGTAGAGCGTAGACTCCAAATAGTGACTGCGGTGTGCGGGAATGATGGGTCTGTGTCCAGCTAATCACCTGTAGTAACACTGCCCCTCTGCTGTGGGCACCGGGTGCCTGAGTTCATCAGACATGGGTTTGGCAGCAGTCTTGGCACCCGAGTGTCAAGGTCTTTTTGTCCCTTTGTTCATTGTCTTGCTCAGTTAGGGTAGAGTTGGGGGTTTACTCATTGTCCTGGGATTCAGTAGTGTTGATAACACGTCTTTGGGAGCAGTGAGTCCCTAGTGTGGGGGGATTTGCTAGGACAGGGCAGGCCTGTGCTCCCGGGGAGAGGGTGGCTGGCACTGCCAAGGCTCCTCTGAACAGTCCACTGAATGTTTTGCCCTAGGAGAGAGGTGAGCTCTGGGACCCAGTGGGCTAATGCCTGTCACGCTGCCTGCTGTTCTGCACAGTCAAGAACCGCCGGGTTCTGTTTCAGTGTTTGAAGCCTGTGACTGGCTGCTCTGAAGTCCCAGTGCTGCTGCTGAGGGGGAAGGTAGACGGCAGAGTGGCAGGGACTCCTCCCGGGGACCACTTCAAGGACAGCATGGCTCTGgcattgcttaggtccttgccTTCTCCCACAGTCACAGGGCTGAGAGCCGACTGGCAGGACGCCCTGGAAGAAGCAGCTTGTCCTGGGCCCGGCAGCCTGGGAGCAGGTGCTGCTCCAGTGAGCCGGCTGCTGGCCTCCATTTCCTCTTGAACTGCCTCCCATGAGCGTGGGTAGGAAGAGGCTGCTTTGCCCAGCTCGCCCaagtgtggggatgggaagatTTCTGTAGGTTGTCTTCAGGGCAGAGGGGGGAGTTGAGGGGAGTGATGACTGTCATGGCTTCCCATTTTACCTGAGCCCCAATCCCTTTTCTTCGCAGCGCTTCAAGTCCTCTGTGTACAGACGGTACAATGACTTTGTGGTCTTCCACGAAATGTTGCTGCACAAGTTCCCGTACCGCATGGTGCCAGCCCTCCCTCCCAAGAGAGTGCTGGGAGGTAACACCGGGCATGTGGAGGCCCAGGGTGGTGGGAGTGAGCCCACTCACAGGATGGCTCAGTGTAGATTGTAGTCCCGCAGGCTGCTCCTGCCTCAAGGTCCAGGAGGGGCTGACAGCAGGACCATACTGCATGTGAGCCCCCAGGCTGTCCCAGGCTCATAGCTATTGGCCAAGACCCTGGGTtaagtccccagcaccacactcacacacacacatacacacacacacacacacacacacacacacacacacaaaacaaaacaaaacaaaaatatcctaACCAGAGTCAATGCTGTCACTGAGCCCAGGTCTGGTACAGGGAGGGTGATTGGCACACAGCACCCTTGGCATATTGCAGCCTTTGGCTGGATGACTGACACAAAGGGAACGCCCTCATGGTGCACATGTAAAAGAGGGGACCCTGGGTCTCCTCTTGAAGCTCAGGGCCGGGACTTCAGAGTTCCTGAATGGTGATGCGGAGCACTGTTTGCTCCAGCAGTTGGATTCTCCTGCTTTGCAAACCCCTGAGGGCCTGAGAGTGGGTGCCAAGGCAGCACTGGATGAGGTCAGAAGCAGATCTAAGGTGGAAAGTTTGCTCTGCATTTTAGAGGACAGAAGTCAGTAGTTGGCTGCACCTGAAGATTGCCTCGGGCTAGGTAGGAGGTCGCAGATAACCTGCTGGCCAAGTCCTTCTAGATTGGCTGTTTCTTGTAGATTTCCAGAATACAGGGATCTGCCCCTTGGTATTCCTGGAGCTCACTGATAGTTTTTCCCACAACCTGATAGTTTTCCCACAACCCTTTTCTCAAAATTTGTATAAAACTTGATGGGTAGGTGAGTGCCTAGAGCCAACCAGTCTATAGTCTGACATTTTCCAACCATCCCACAGCAGCAGTGTGCTTGAGTGGAGAAGAGTTTAAGCATCATGCAGTGGTTCAGCTCCCACTGTTCTCAAGTCTCTTAAAATGGACAtgagagacttgggaggctgaggacatgagaaactgggtgtggtggcacacgcctgtaatcccagaggcttgggaggctgaggcaggcagccTTTGcaaaaaagcgaggtgctaaacaactcactgagattctttctctaaataaagtacaaaatagggctggggatgtggctcagtgggcaggtgccccccgagttcaatccccagtacccaaaacaaacaagcaaaaaaggaCATGAATACCTTTGTCTCTCATGGCCTCCCAGTAGCTCAGTGCCTGATAACGTGTTCTGGCCCTTTCTACACACTGTGCAACAGACTGTGCTTCTCATATTGGGGGTATAAGGATGCCAAGGGCAGGTGAGACCAGCAGATATACTGGGATGCTAGCATCCAGCATCAGAGCTGGTTAAGTGCAGCCAGGGTTTAGGACTTGAAAGCTGCACGTGGACACATGCTCACATGAAGGGCATGTCAGGGGTGGGCCTGTAAATAACAAGTGAAAGGCCATCTAGATGTCTCATTGTCTTGAGTAAGGGTGGAGGGGGACTCATCTCAATGTATTTTCAATGACTTTAAAGACCGTTTCTATTTGTGGTCAGATTTAAATATCCTTAACACCTTGATATATGCTTGCTTTTTTCCCTTGAAGTGAAAATACTTTCTCAAATGAAAGTAGTTAATGATTGCATCTGTCACAGAGTGAACTGTAAGTGATGTGAGCAGGAACACTGAGCTGCATTGATTTGTGGGCATTGCAGAACCCCTCTGTTCACAAGAGAAGTGCCAGAGAGGGACTTGAGAAGATGCCTTCAATGTAGATGATCAAAGTGAGGAATCAGACTTGGTTCCCAAAAGCCAGGTGCAGTTCCAACTGTGGTCCCATcttgcctgtggtcccagctgctcatgagcccaggagtttgagaccagcctgggtaacgtAATaaggcctgtctcaaaaaaaaaaaaaaaaaaaaaaaaagctgagagcTGGTTCCCAGTAGTCTCGATCAGAACCTGTTGATCTTAGTTTTCCCTGGCATTTCTGAACCTAGGTGGGTGTGTGGGGGCATGGAGGTGGGGCTCTGGGGCTCCTTTGCAGCCCTTGGGGTCAGCTGTTGTCCTGTGGACCTGCCTGTTGCCCTTGGTCGGCCATGTGGCTGCTCTGACCCTCTGTTGAGATGCTTGGGAACCTGCTCAGTGTGGCTGTTGGTGGTTGCTGACTGTGTGGTGACCTTGTGTTTCTTTAGCGGACAGGGAATTCATCGAGGGACGAAGGAGGGCCCTGAAGCGCTTCATTAACTTGGTGGCTCGTCACCCCCCCTTCTCTGAGGACACCATCCTCAAGCTCTTCCTTTCGTTTAGCGGCTCAGTAAGTGTGTCCTCAAGGGTCCTGGCGTGGGCTGGTTCTGCAGTTTCTAAAggcttattttcaattttgaatcTCTGTCCTCCTATCTCATTTCCTGTGTTCGGGTGCCTGGAAGGCATTCGTTTTATTGTGATTGACAATATCAGACTTCTTTTAAATGATGGGTTGGGTGTAATTTTAAAAGGCATCTTTGGTTTTGACTTTGAAGGGTTTGTATATTGTGTGGAAATCGGGGGTTCTCAGCATGGTTGCTTTGGGGATTTAGAGATAATATACAGAAGCCTGGATGGATGATTTGGAGCATCTGTAGATGTGAATAAATATTCatccccatcccccaaaaaaTATTGGGGCAGGGGGCTCTGATCAAGGACCATGGAGAAATAAGCCTAGTGTCCTCAGTAGAGCCACAGGGTCCATCCACCTCTGGAAACGGTGTCTTTGTGTACATCCCTGTCAGGAATAGCAGCTGTTTCTTTATCCAAGTTGCTGTCACTTTGTCTTACAGGAGTTCAGAGCTAGAACATGGCTCCTGTGTCCAGTGGAGCAGGAAGGGGCTCATAGCCCTTCCAGAGCAAGGAGTGTTCTATGATCCATCTTCCTCCTATCCCTCAGAAAGCGAAGTGCCCAGGTTCTCCTTACAGGGAAGCCTCTTCATGAATGGGCACTTGGGGGCCCTTCACCTCCTGCTGTTAATCTGCTGCAGGGCAGGGGACATGGGACACAGGAGTAGTCAGcccaaggtttttttgtttttgtttttgggtactggggattgaactcaggagcactcaaatgctgagccacatccccagcaatttttatattttatttagacattgTCTtggtgagttgcttagcgcctcaccattgctgaggctgactttgaactcgcaatcctcctgcctcagcctcctgagccgctgggattacaggtttgcgcCACCAGGCTCAGCTTCAAGTTTTACTTTCTCTTGCTTTTACTTCCCTGGATGGTAGGAGAGGCCACTAACCTCCTCAGGAAGGCTGCAGGCATTCACTGGTGACCCTGGTGACACTGTGACCATAGCAGATGGTCAACAGGAActcttgcctctgcctcagcAGAGTGTGTGGCCTGTCTTTTGAGTCCTTAGGGTTGGGGCAGAGGTCTTGTTTGCCGGCAGAGGGATGTGGCAGGCTGAAAACTGCCTGTGCTCCGGGCAGCCCCGGGAGGGGGGACTTAGGGGGTGACCTCCATCCTGGAGGTACACTTCTTTGTCTCTTGCTTTTATGCAGATGGGGTGTTTGTTCTTTGTGGCCTCTCTAGACCCCAGTGTTCTTTTTTAGTAAAAAGAGAAGGGGGCAGGTGACTCGAGGCCTCTCTGCAACCCTAGGATTCCTCACCTCTAACGGCTGTGGATTAGCttcatcctgtacttcctgggtGGCTCCTTATTTTGAGACTTGGCTTTGCCTCTGTTCTGAAGGCCTCTGTTCCGAGAGTGGGCTTGAGCAGAGTGCGGCCTGTCTTCTGCCCACCAACTGCTCCAGGGCCTGACTCCCTGGGCCTGAGGGTCTCTCAGGAGGAAGAAACCTCAGCTTCCTTCTGCTGCTCCATTTGGAACCTAGAGGGTCTAACGTCTTGGGGGTTAGGGTATCCCTAGTCCCCTGTTTCTGGAGAGGAACTTTGCTTGGTTAGGCTCTCATCCTTAAGCCAGACTTCCTAGAGTTTaaattcaatgaaagaaaatctgaGGCAGGGGCGGAGGTTCTGGGATGCTGAGGGAGGCCAACGTGGAAGCCGACTTGCTCAGGAGAGACCACTGACGAGGGCGGCTCTCGTGGCAGCCTTGTGCCGATGGGGAGGTGCAGCTGTCTCTTTCCTCTTGCAGGATGTACAGAACAAGCTGAAGGAAGCGGCCCAGTGTGTTGGAGATGAGTTTATGAACTGTAAGCTGGCTACTAGGGCCAAGGTAGTTTTctgattttgaatatttatttccctttttgctAGAGAAACAGTCATCTTAACATGTAATGATACTCGTGCCACCTCTGCTGTGTGCCGGGGTCCCGCTAGGCCATTATATGTTCTCATTGTACCTTCTTTTGGCTGTTCTGTGATGGGGTTCTGCCTGCCTTATGGGTGAGGCCGCAGCCTCTGAGCAGTGGAGTCACAGTCTCTTTCTCCTCGCCGTCAGGACTTCCTTCCCTCTGACATCCAGACTCAGTTTGCTGTGAGCAGGGAGCTGATTCGGAACATCTACAATAGCTTCTACAAGCTGCGAGACAGGGCGGAGAGGATTGCCTCGAGGGCCATCGACAATGCTGCTGATCTTCTCATATTTGGGAAGGAATTGAGGCAGGTGGCCTTCCTCAGGGTCTGTGGGGAAGTCAGGTGGGGAGAGTCTTCAGAGGGTGGTGGGCTCAGGGCAGACTGTGTTTCCTGTGCTAACTGCCACTCTGACCTGTTTTACTGCAGAGGGGAAGAAAGTAGGGCAGGCAAATGTGGGGGATCATGTTTAGGAGAATAGAGATGGGACCTTCAGCCAGGGCACTGTGGATGCCAAATGCCCCTGTGTACACCGCAGGCTTGCCAGCTTCCTAGACGTCAGCCCACTGGCCTTAGGAAGTGGCTGGCTGCACTTCCTCCACTCCATAGGAATGGCACACAGACTGCCTGGGTTCTTGTTGGGAAGAGAAGTCCCTCACGAGGTCTGAGTGGGGCTGAGATCCCACCTTCTTTATTGCCTTACAGTGTCTCCATGGGCCCCTCCAGGAGCATGGGTCTGAGTGGGACACAAAGGCCAGTGTCTCCTGTCTTATGTGTTTTGCTTTCCACAGTGCTTTAGGGTCTGACACGACCCCCCTGCCCTCCTGGGCTGCTCTTCACCTCAGCACCTGGGGCTCCCTGAAGCAGGCCCTGAAGGGCCTCTCTGTGGAGTTCGCCCTGCTTGCAGACAAAGCTGTGCAGCAGGTGAGTGCACTGGCTCTCCACGCACCTGTCCCAGGGCGTTCTGTGCCCTGTGGGCGTGCAGGGCTACCTCAGCCCAGCTTCAAAGGGCCGACTTCCACTGGGGGAACAGCTGTTTCTGGTTACTGCCTGTCCCCATCTCTTGTGGGTGGCTCCCCACCAGTGGTTTGTTCTTTGGAGAGGGCTACCAGTGACAGAAACAAGTTGGGTTCCGATCTCTTGAGCATCGACTCTGCTGAGATTAGAAGAGGGTGTCTGCTCTTGCAGGCATAATTAGGTGTCGGAGCTGGCTTCTGGGTGGGCCAGATAGTTCTGATTGTGCTGAGTCAGCTAGAATTTGACAGAGTAACTCAACTCAGATTAATTCTCAGAATAGTAACTAAGCTCCCAGCACCCTGAGAGACTCCCTCCTTCCACCCTGCCGCTCACTTAACTTCAGAAAGTGCTTCTGCTGTGTGAGCAGGAGCTGTTTTTAGAAATCTGCTGGCCATTGGGGATTAATTTGAAGATACAGTATTCATCATCAAACTTAAAGGTTCACCTGGGGATTTTATGTTATGAAACTGCTGCCTAATTTTGATGGTGAAAGTTGTTCTCTACTTTGTGGGGAAGTAGTCTTGAAGCTCCTGGTGGAATGAGGCATTTTGAGTGAATTAATGTCCTTGCTGAAGCTCCACTCCCTGCCTGACACCTGGAGTTCTTCTGTTGTCTGTGTGGTGGATCTGCCTGCCAGGGACCTGGGGGCTCTTGCTGGAGGTTGGGGTGCTCAGGTGTTCATGATTGTGACAAAGAGGGAATTTGATCTCCCTGCCTAAAACCCTGGGTTTTCTCTTCCACTCCCAGTGTCCGTGTGTTCCCTTTAGAGATAGAATTTTGAGCCGTGTAGATAACCTCTGATCAGCATGGTGCCCGTTCCTTTCTCAGGTCTGTAGACACCCATCCTCCAGGGTGACGAGCACTGAAAATAAGGTCTCAGTGGTGTGGCTAATGGAGAGGTGGGGGGTTTGGGGCCTGTGCCAGGACCATGCGGCTTTTATGTTGGCTTCTGGGCCTTAATTTCCCCACTAATGTAACATAAGGGGTTGAACTAGGGCGTGCAAACAGCTGCTGTCTTTGAATCCATTGCACCTCTCCTCCAAGCTCCTGGGTAAAGCAAAGCCTGTTCTAGTTGCAAGACGCAGGCATTAGGAATCCCTGGGGCTTTGCAGAGCACAGGATGACCTCCAGGTCCCTGGGGAGGGGAAAGGGCCTGGGTGTCCTGAGGGGTGGAAGCCTGTAGTCCGAGGTTCTCCTCAGCTCTGCCGCTCTGTGATATGTCAtgaactttggtttgaaatttaATATCTGGAGAAGTACTTTTTCTTGAACTTTCCTCCTGGTCTTTGGCATCATGAATTTACTGCTATTAGGTGTAACTGGATCAGGCCACCCACCAGGACTTTGATCTGAAAGGCTAAAGTTCTGTCTCACCCTTGCTCCACAATTAAAGGCCTCTTGGGGATGATTTTTCCTAATTCTATTTTTACTCATAcccaattttattctattaagaGACGTACATATGATGTCCCAGCAAGACTAGTGAGACTGGAGGCAGGGGCTGCTTTCTTCATGGTGATGGTGTGCTCCTCTTGAAGGCATATGCCATGATGGTTTATGGTGTTGTGCACTGAACCCCAAATGGAACTTTCTGCAGATGACACAAGAAGGGAGGAACCTAGAATCCCTTTCCTACTGGACCAGGGCACAGGGCGCCTCTGCCCGGCTGGTGTTTCTTTTCCGTGTCTTGAAATCCCATAAGATGCTTGTTATTTTCTTGGAACTTACTGGGTAGAATCTGCGTTGGCTGCAGGTGTGGGATTGAGAGGCCAGGAACCTTCTGGCTTAGTGGTCCAAGGCTTGGAGGATGGGATGGTGTTCCCAGGGTCCCCTGAAGTGGCTGTCGCTTTCTGCTCCTAGTCCAGTGCTGTTTCCCCAGCCTCCGCCCACCTGCATCACCCCCACACCCAATCCGATGTGCCGCTTCCTCagcctgccacagctgcagtgcTGGAGGCCATAGGAGCATGAAGGTTGTGCTGGACGCCCGTGGGCTGCCCTCGTGTCCCTGCGGAGTGCCGCTACCTGTGTATTCTGGGAGGTCTCTGGGTAGTGATGGGGCTGCTGGTGCTCACATGTGTCCTCAGGATGCTGTGGGCAAGTACAGGAGCTGGGCTTTCCCTGTCATTACCAGGAGCCCATTCCATTAGCAGGGCCACCCATGCCGCTGTGGGCTCAGTGTGCACCTGTCCATAGAGCCCTGAGCTTTCGCCAGCAGGAGCCTCTGTCTGCTCTCCCTCATTCCCTCTCTGGCCTTCAGCATGTGGCCTTTCTCATGAGAATGTCTCTGTTCCCTTATCTCAGCCCAGCTCTCTCCCACGCACGCTTCCTGCAGCAGCAGCtccttcccctgccccctcccgGGCCCAGGCCTGTGTTCCTCCCTGTAGTTGAGCTTGGAGGGTGGCCCCTTGTTCCCAGCAGTCTCCTGTGCATACCCTTTTGACACAGTCaccaataaaactattttctgcagtgctgggcagAGCTGCTGGGGTGTACGAGTGTGGGTAAGAGGGGTTCAGAAAGCCAGAGGAAGACTCATTGGTGTTGAATGGCTGGGGCAGAACTGTGGGCTTCAAAGGCGTTTCTGCCTGGACTTAGGGTGCTGTTGTATAGGAAGGGGGGTCTTCTATAGAGTGGGCCGGTGGCTCTGGGAGGGCTAGGGCTGGCTGTAGGCCGCCTGGCTGGGTCCTGTGTTGGTTAACTCACCCCTTGTTTCCTAGGGCAAACAGGAAGAGAATGATGTGGTGGAGAAGTTGAACCTTTTCCTGGATTTGCTTCAGTCCTATAAAGTGAGTCTCAGCCACTCCTTGGTCAGGGAtagcatttttcaaaatgatCTTAGGATCTTTCAAGGGTGTGACTCCAAGGGAATGGAAAGAGTCAAGAGCCAGCGCTGTGCAGGGAATGTGGTGGACTTTCCAGAGCTCACTGGAGTTTCCTGGGCTGGTTGGGGCTCCTTGGTCCAAGCACCAGTGGGCTTTCCCTAAGCTGAAGGTGGGAGGAGAAGCCCTGGGAGTGTGTGTGCTTGTGCTCTTTTACGTGTCTGGGGGCCTGGCCCACAAAGGGGAATTCACCCAGGAGTGGGTGGAGATTCTAGGAACTTGGCTTTGGCACAGAGGAGGGAAGCTTTCTAAGTGTGGGAGCATCTGTGATGGGACAGATTGTGATGGAGCACCATGTGGAACCAGAGAAATCCTTCCTACTGAGGAGGCCAAGGAGAGTGGGCCCAGTGCTTATGGGGAATGTTCTAGAAGGGATTCCTCTGTTGAATGGGGTGGTATCTGGTGGCCTCTAAAATCCTGGCACTGATTCTGTCACTTTAATTTCCTGCAAGGTTTCTGATGGGGGTTATTTAGGGTGCTGCTTATTAATGACGTGTGTCTTCCTTGTAGGGCTTTCTGGTCCTCCTACTGTTAGGACACTGGCCCTTTGGAATTGGGTAGTGTTAGCAGTCTGAGGTCCAGAACTGTCCCAGGGCTCTGGATTGTACATCCCCACGTTTAAACTGAGATTCAGCATGTGGGCTTTGGGTTGGGGACCTGGTGGTGGTTTGTGTAGTGGGCCCCTGTGCAAACCTAGTATGCATCAGACTGAATCTGAACAGGGCCTGGCCCCTAAACTGCTCTACTCCTTGACTGTTCCCTCGGCGAGGACAAACAGGAAAACAGGTTCTCTGGAAGGGCCCCGGTAGCTTTCATTGTTAGCCGTTTGCTGCCAGTTtgcatgcctcagcctccccgtgTTCTGGACTCTTTCACTGTCCCCTCTTTTTCCTGGTTGTAGGAGGGAGGACTTAAAATTGGCCCTGTGAAAAGTGCTctagaatgtccctgggttccgAGTTCCTCTGGGTCAGCTGCTGAGGGCCCGTACACAGGTGCCCCTTCTTCCTTGCAGGATCTGTGCGAGCGGCACGAGAAGGGCGTGCTGCACAAGCACCAGCGGGCGCTGCACAAAGACGGCCTGATGAAGAGGCAGGCGGTGAGCAACCGCGAGCCCGAGTCGGTGGAGCAGCTGGAGTCCCGCATCCTGGAGGTAGCTGAGCAGGCTGGCAGGTGGCggggccaggaggcagccctgagGAGCACAAGGTGGCAGCCTTTTACTGTTAGGACACTTTGGTCCCTCTGGCCCCTGGAGCCATCCTCATGAGCTCTTTTTGGTTGGCTGGATGAGCTTGTAGAATGTCAGTGCCCTgagctggggtgctggggatgcacCCAGAATGATGTGCTTCTTTGTACTTGGTGCTCTGCGTCCTGGCCCTTCATTCCTTGGAGTCTTGCTTCAGTGGTTGCATGGAAGGGGTGGAgaccctgggccctgggcagaCACAGTATGTGGGCAGGGGTGCTCCTCTTCCTGGCACCTTCTGGCCAGGTGCGCAGGGAGACTCTTTTCCTTGCAGCAAGAGAACAtgattcagaccatggagcttCGGAACTACTTCTCCCTGTACTGCCTGCACCAGGAGACACAGCTCATCCACGCCTACCTGCCCCTCACCTCCCACATCCTTGGGGCCTTCGTTAACTCTCAGATCCAAGGGCACAAGGAGGTGaggccctccctgccccacccctaccccacccctgTCCTGGCCAATGCCTTCCTGTTTCCAGCTGCAGCTCCTGCAGCTAGTGACCTTGGGGAATTATTTCGGACAGTCAGTGGAGTTGGGGTATATGTGGAAACATAGTGCTTGTTCAGATTTATTAGTGTCACATGTGGCCAGAATAATTATGAATTTGTTCTCATGGTTCTTAGtggggagagcagagagagaccAGAAAGGAacagtttctttccttctggaaGAACTTGAGAAGTCCCAAAGCCCTACTGTTTGGAGATGGTGTGGGGGATGGGAGGAATCAAGTTTGAGGGGTTAAAAATGCCATTACTGGGCTGgtcgcagtggcacacgcctgtaatcccagtgacttgggaggctgaggcaggatgatcacaagtttgcggtgagcctccacaacttagtgagactctgtcttagatggaaattaaaaaaaaaaaaaaaaagactggggatacaCCTTAGTGTTGAGTGCTTCtcggttcaatctctagtactacaaagaaaaaaaaaccccattAACTGGACATTTTTCTGGAAACCCTTGGTCAGCTTCCTTCAGATGTTGGCTCCTTAAGTCTTGGAGAAGCAAGGCTGTGAATCATCCTGAGATATTTCACACTGCAGGgacactcacctggcatgagtgATCTGGAGCCGTGTGACTCCAATGTGTGTCTTGGGCTTTTTGCTCCCTTCTCAGCCAGTGACGTGTGTCTGTCCTTCTCCAGACAGCCTTGGGAGTCTGCTGAGGCAGTAATTAAAACATGACGCTGTCCAGTTCCTCTTTCCCGGCCCAGTGTAGTCCCTGTGCCCTCTGCTTTCTGATATCAGTGgcctaccttccttccttttcaagtAACTTTTGCTTCCTGCCAGCACTGGTCCAGGATGGCTTCCTGAGAGGGGTGCTTCTCCCTGTGGCCACCTCTAGCCCCTGGCAGTAGAGGAGGAGTCCTGGCTCAAAATTTGTAAactttgggctggggctgaggctcagtggtagtgcacttgcccagcatgtgtgaggcactgagtttgattctcagcaccacatataaataaataaaacaaagttccatcaacaactgaaaaaaacaaCCAGCAACTTTGTAAACCTTGATCTCAGGTTCCTTCTGCACAACTGTTGCAACCTCTTCTGACCTCTGGTTCAGTTGCTCTGTCTGAAAAAAGGTATGAAGTCTGGCCCTGCCAAGCTTCCTGTGGTTGGCCTGGGCATTGATGGGTGACGGGCTAATGCAGCAATTGCTGCTTGGCTGCTCCTGGCTGGGTTCTGTGGTACTGGGCACAACCTGATCACAGTGTCTTCATCACCAAGGAGTACACAGGAAGGTAGACCAGTCAGTGAGGACAGGTCTCACCCTGGCAGAGGCTTGCCCAGAGCCAGGGAGAGGAGATAGGCGTCAGTGCTTCTGCATGGAGGGCCAGGAAGCAGCATGTCACAGGAACTCAGACCTGCAGTTCTGAAAGGTCTCTGCAGCTGGTGGGGGGTATGGAACATGGAGATTATCAGACAAGTTGGGAATACTTGTAACTGACCAAGTCAGTGGCCAGTTTAGACCCTGGTCTATACCAGTCATGCCAGACTGCCTGGGTGTTTGATTGTACATGGTGCAGAAGAGGGGGTGCAGAGCCTGCTCCAGAATTGTAGAGTCCTGGTGTTTCTGGTGCCCGGTAGTTTCACAGCACCCCTAGGCTAAAGAAAACTTTTATAGTCTGTAGATTGACCGACTCAGACAGCATCACAGTAGACTGTGTATTCTGACTAGTGGTATATTTCCTGGGAACAGCTAAAATGCTCCCGAGGTTTGGTGAGGAGCCTCCTAGCTGCGGGCTGGTGAAGAAGCAGCTCACGCATTAGGAAGCCGACTGCATGACTTAATTACTGTCTTAGGTCAAGGTGACATATTGGGTCAGCAGGTCTGGGCTTGGACATCTGAGTGGCTGGTGGGGACATCAGTGAGGAAGCATGTGACCACTGGGGGACCACATCccatctggggatgtggccatGACCTGAACtgcaggagttttttttttttttttcttagagagagagagagagattttttttttatatttattttttagttttcggtggatacaacatctttattttttttatgtggtgctgaggatctaacccagtgccctgcacatgccaggcaagtgcgctaccgcttgagccacatccccagcccaggagattTTCTTCATTGGCATTGCCTCACTGGTCCTCATCTTGCTGTGCTGATGAGATGTCGGGTCTAGTGACTGGATCTCATTAGCATGTTCCCAGGGCCACATACAGATCTTCTGTCATCACATGAGCCCCCATACCAAAAACAT
The sequence above is drawn from the Urocitellus parryii isolate mUroPar1 chromosome 9, mUroPar1.hap1, whole genome shotgun sequence genome and encodes:
- the Snx8 gene encoding sorting nexin-8 — protein: MTGRAMDPLPAAAVASATEAEADEEADPLVAGSPVPQVTDRRDPDPSRMQMPQGNPLLLSYTLQELLARDTVQVELIPEKKGLFLKHVEYEVSSQRFKSSVYRRYNDFVVFHEMLLHKFPYRMVPALPPKRVLGADREFIEGRRRALKRFINLVARHPPFSEDTILKLFLSFSGSDVQNKLKEAAQCVGDEFMNCKLATRAKDFLPSDIQTQFAVSRELIRNIYNSFYKLRDRAERIASRAIDNAADLLIFGKELSALGSDTTPLPSWAALHLSTWGSLKQALKGLSVEFALLADKAVQQGKQEENDVVEKLNLFLDLLQSYKDLCERHEKGVLHKHQRALHKDGLMKRQAVSNREPESVEQLESRILEQENMIQTMELRNYFSLYCLHQETQLIHAYLPLTSHILGAFVNSQIQGHKEMGKVWDDLKPKLSCLFAGPHNALTPPRSPQDGVCPH